In the Scatophagus argus isolate fScaArg1 chromosome 11, fScaArg1.pri, whole genome shotgun sequence genome, TCGACCTCTGCACTACCACGCCTTCATGACTAAGAAAAGGCTTTCTCAGCTGGTATGTTTCTCCTGGCTTACACCGTTCTGCGTTTTCTCCATCAGTGTTGTGCTGACATCAAAACTAAAGTTATGTAGTAGAAACATTAAGAGACTTTTATGTGTGAACTGGATAATTGTTAAACTTGCATGCCCTGATGCTGACACCTTTTCCAACAATGTAGTTGCATATGTATCAATTTTCATTTATATGCCACACGGGTTTTTCATACTCTGGACATATATGCATCTTATCATAACATGTGTGAGGTCCAAAGATGACAGGGCAAAGTTTATGCAGACGTGCGTGCCCCATTTAGtctctttaattacatttgtaatagcacttgtttttgatttgatgtaTATGAGATTTGGCTCCACAGATTTACCTCAAAGTCTTCAAAACTTCATTGCAATAGAGTTTCTGCTGATTCCTCCTGTCATGAATCCTCTAATATATGGGTTTAAACTGACCAAAATACGAAACAGAATTCTaggtttggtttattttgaaagaaaattagcttTTCC is a window encoding:
- the LOC124066794 gene encoding olfactory receptor 142-like, producing MDNVSTVRIFILSGLNETTNYRLTLFTFTLLCYCVILVFNIALIMIIILDENLHEPMYIFLCTFCINGLYGTTGFYPKFLLDLLSSSHEISYEGCLLQAFVMYSFACCDLSILAVMACDRYLAICRPLHYHAFMTKKRLSQLVCFSWLTPFCVFSISVVLTSKLKLCSRNIKRLLCVNWIIVKLACPDADTFSNNVVAYVSIFIYMPHGFFILWTYMHLIITCVRSKDDRAKFMQTCVPHLVSLITFVIALVFDLMYMRFGSTDLPQSLQNFIAIEFLLIPPVMNPLIYGFKLTKIRNRILGLVYFERKLAFPS